The genomic window AACAGCATGAGGTCTGGACTCAAGACTACTGAGCCTGAATCCAGGCTCTGCACTTACACATGACCTGTGCCCTCAGAAGTAAAATGGGGTAACAGAGCTACTGTGAGGAATAAATTATAGAGACGATGCACCTGAAGTGCCCAGAGCCTGTactaataaatgttagctgtgaCTAGCATGTGGGAACCTGGCGAGAGGGTGGGCCTGCACGCCATGGCACCCGGCCTACGTATGAGTGGAGGAGATGTCAATAAAGAAGCACTGGCTGACAGTAAAATCCCTTTATGATGCTGAGAACAGAACCTGCCCTGAAATCAGGGAGATGGGAAGGTCCATTAGCCATTAGGATAGAGAAAAAGCAGTGTGTTTTGGTGgggagaaagagggggaaaaaaaaaaaagactgaagtgtAACTTTTCAAAGGGACTAAGACAGTGATTCCAGCTGTGGTTATCCACCAGAATCACCTGTTGAGCCAGAGCCCTTTTAAAAGAAGCTTCCAGAAGTTTGCAGATCTGAGATGAGGTCTGAGACatagctatcttttttttttttaatatttccacaTGATTCTGACATGTAAACCTGGAGTGGAAAATCCTGGGTAGGGTGTCAAAAGACAGGTCTCAGGGTGAAGAGGTTCTCCTGGAAAAATGTGGGGtagggaagggaggagatggaACCTGCCAACATTCACCTCAAAGGGCTTCATCACTCCCATCGTACATCCCTGTTTCTAAGTGACCACAGAGCCAGTGAGCAGAGAGTGAGAAAGGGCCTGTTGCATAGGCAGGAACAGTATCCAGGCCTTGAAGGAATTTGATGTTGGCCCAAACTCCCCCATTTCCCACCTACTTTGTAAACTAGGAGTTAAGTCTCTGTGCGTCTATCTAATGGGAAAACCAGAGATGTATAATATTTGCCTAAGTCATTATCTAACCCAATCACCAAGCCCCTGATTTATCACTTTTCAGTTTATATGTCAAGTTAGACATCTGATTGTCATAGTAATCCCACGGGACAGGTTACACTGTGCTGCTCTTACACACACAGAGTTCATCTAAAGCAATTATCTCTTCAATGCCTTCATCCCTACCCTCCATCACAGCCTTCTTGTGGTCTTCAAGCCTCAGATTCTTCATCTAAAAATTTGAGGTGTGAAAAGGTGAAGGTCGTATATCcacttcatctctaaaatgatcTGTTCTCAAACTGCTTGGTAAAGTTTGGAGGAGCATGATGGTGAGAAACCAAAGTTCAAACCTCACAGCAGCCAGCTAGACCTGACTTAGAACTATGGTTCTGCCACTCACTGACCAATACAGAGTAAGCAAGTTATTGCAATGCTCTGGGCTTCTGCTGTCTGCTCCAGAAACTGACAGCAACAACACCCAACTCAAAGGGTGTTAGTGAAGAGCATCAAATACTTACTGAGCCTGGTGATGGTAGGTGCCTTTCCACCCCTTCGCATTTGAAGGACAGGCCCTACAGAGCATGAGCATGTGTCAGCGAGGCGTCTGGAGTGGCTGGTGGCAGAATCCACCATGCGATCATTCTGTTTCTTCTACTCCCTAAGCTCCTTTGTGTTTCAGGTATATGACCACATGATTTTGAGCAGCCAACAGGGAAAGCTTTATTTCTGACAGCAGCTCTAGGACAATGAATCTGCCAACTCTTGCCCACGATTAAATACTATCCCTTCAGAAGATCCTggaaagggatttccctggtgatccaatggctaagactctgcgctcccaacacaggggacctgggtttgatccctggtcagggaactagagggCTTCCTTGTGACTCAGAGGtacagaatcttcctgcagtgcaggagatgcagagatgtaggtttgatccctgagtggggaagatctcctagaggaggaaaattccatggatagaagagcctggagggctacaatccatgggcttataaataagaaagtgaaagtgaagtcttgttggactctttgcagtcccatggactgtagcctgccaggttcctctgtccatgggattctccaggcaagagtactggagtgggctgccatttccttctaagagttggaaacaactgaacaactaagcaacaacaacatggaactagatgccatgtgCCGCAaataaagatcccatgtgccgcaactaagacccaggacagccaaacaaatctttttttaaaaaaagaagagcctGCAAAAATCTACCCATTTAGGGGGTTGgaattttttggttatttttcacAGTAGTCTTGAGTCCAGACCCCAGTTTGTTTTTCAAGGAACTTTAAAGAGTCCGGTGACATTTTCCAAAGGTCTGCGCGATATGTACATAAAACAAGCCTGGATTACCGGACAAGGTTTTCTCTGCTGCTCACAGAAACTGTTGACTTGACACACTTCAGAGGGTGCTTCATTTCATAGCTCACCACTCACTATAAGCTCTATGTATTTTGCCAGTGAACAGCGATATGTGCAAGTGTAACTTACCCACTGTTGGGGACAGCTTGATTCAAATGAGCTTCTTAACTTCTTGCACTTAGAAGCGTCCTCTGTGTTCTCATCTAAACACTTCCAGTACTCATCGCGGGCTCCCCAGCAAGCCTGCCTTTCTTTCATAGATGGGGCTGCCATTCCTAGCGGGCTCAAGCTGTCAACCAAAATATGTGATATTAACAAAGGACTTATAATACCAGAGAAGGCAAGCCAAAGAAAAAGATATTGTCATTCCCTCCGACCTCCTCTTTTTAAAGCTTTGCCTCCGGATTTTAATGATGCGAGCACAACTAATCAGTTCTACAGGAACATTATCATAAGAGCActcgctgctgctactgctaagtcacttcagtcgtgtccgattctgtgcgaccccacagacgacagcccaccaggctcccccgtccctgggattctccagccaagaacactggagtgggttgccatttccttctccaatgcatgcaggGGAAGCTTATCCCTTACTCCATGTAATTGCTCCGCTGCTGACGTAGCAGCTTGGTCTCAGAAAGCCGCTGTTAGATTCCTGGCTCCCACATGGTCTGTCACTTAAGCCAGCGCGTGTATTCTCTCGAGACTATTTCCCCATCGGTAAAACGAGGGTAGCACTGCCCATTTCACAGGGTTGCTGTTCGAACCAAAGTGCTGTACAAATAAATGCAGGAGGGCAAAATCACCAGGCAGGACAAGGAGTGCTACTTCGTCTGGCAGAAGAGAAGCCCGAGGCTCGCGGAGAGTCAGCTACCTCCCGGCTCCATAGCCTCTAGGGCGCGCCCCACTCGGCCCCGCCAGCAAGCCCACCTCTCCGCCCGCCCAGAACCAGGTTCCCTTCGGCGCCGACGGGAGGAAACAATCACGCGGTCCAACAACCCGGGAAGAAGGGCGTGGGACCGAGTTGGCCCCGCACTGTCTCCTGGCCCGCTTGGGCAAGTCACGTAGACCCCACCACCTCAAGCAAACAATTCACGTAGCGAATTCGCTGGCCTTGGAATGACCCTTACGGGCTACCGGTCTGTTCCAGGAGGGCGGGACTTCCGGCTCCCTTCTCTTATGTGTCGGAGTGACTTCCGGGCCTACTTCGTCTAGGGCGGAGGGTCCTAGGGGTCGCGGAGGTGAAAAGTGAGTGGGACCCTGTCACTCCTCAGAGTGGCACCCGGTCACTCCTCAGAGTGGCCTTGGTGTTATTAATATCTCAGTGTCTGTCGCCCTACAGTTTTTCGTAATTTTAACGAACTGTGCTCCTTTCGTGAATCTGAGTTTTTATACACATTGCGCCAAGCGCCGGCCGGAAGATTTCATGTGCGAGCCCTGCCGGAAACGGCGACTTCTTGTGGAAGTTGGCACCTGAGGCGAGAGAGGGACGAAACCTCAAAGAGCTGTGAGGGCTTAACTCCTCGCTTcttagattaaaagaaaaaaagaaatggcccCCAGAAAGAGGCGATGACGCC from Capricornis sumatraensis isolate serow.1 chromosome 10, serow.2, whole genome shotgun sequence includes these protein-coding regions:
- the COA6 gene encoding cytochrome c oxidase assembly factor 6 homolog isoform X1; translated protein: MDLSPLGMAAPSMKERQACWGARDEYWKCLDENTEDASKCKKLRSSFESSCPQQWIKYFDKRRDYLKFKEKFEAGDFQPSKMTAQS
- the COA6 gene encoding cytochrome c oxidase assembly factor 6 homolog isoform X2, whose protein sequence is MAAPSMKERQACWGARDEYWKCLDENTEDASKCKKLRSSFESSCPQQWIKYFDKRRDYLKFKEKFEAGDFQPSKMTAQS